The Pseudomonas protegens genome contains the following window.
ACGAGTTGAGCCAGGCCGTCGACATGCAACGCCGTCAGTTGATGCAACAGTTGGGCAAAGACTTCGATGCCTCACTGCTGGATGAGAAGATGCTGCGTGAAGCCGCTCTGAAAGGGCTGATCGATCGCAAGCTGTTGCTGCAAGGGGCGAAGGATTCCAAGTTCGCGTTTTCCGAAGGTGCCCTGGATCAAGTGATCCTGCAGACACCTGAATTCCAGGTGGACGGCAAATTCAGCCCCGAGCGTTTCGACCAAGTCATCCGTCAACTGGGTTACACCCGTCTGCAATTCCGCCAGATGCTGGCTCAGGAAATGCTGATCGGCCAGGTACGTGCCGGTCTTGCCGGCAGCGGTTTTGTGACCGACGCCCAGGTGCTGGCCTTCGCTCGTCTGGAAAAGCAGACCCGGGATTTCGCTTCCCTGACCATCAAGGCCGATCCGGCGGCAGTCAAGCTGACCGACGAAGAGGTCAAGGCCTACTACGATCAGCACGCCAAGGAGTTCATGACTCCTGACCAGGTGGTCATCGATTACATCGAGTTGAAGAAGGCCGCGTTCTTCGACCAGGTCAGCGTCAAGGACGAAGACCTGCAAGCGCTGTATCAGAAAGAAATCGCCAACCTGTCCGAGCAACGTCGTGCCGCGCACATCCTGATCGAAGTCAACGACAAGGTGAACGAGGCCCAGGCCAAGGCCAAGATCGAGGAGATCCAGGCTCGTCTGGCCAAGGGTGAAAGCTTCGAGGCGCTGGCCAAGGAGTTCTCCCAGGATCCAGGTTCGGCCAGTAACGGCGGTGACCTGGGCTTCGCCGGCCCGGGTGTTTACGACCCGATCTTCGAAAAAGCGCTGTACGCGCTGAACAAGGATCAGGTGTCGGCGCCGGTGCGTACCGGCTTCGGTTTCCACTTGATCAAGCTGCTGGGCATTGAGGCACCGCAAGTGCCGAGCTTCGCCAGCCTCAAGGACAAGCTGACCCGCGAACTGAAAACCCAGCAGGTCGAGCAGCGTTTCGTCGAGGCCACCAAGCAGCTTGAAGATTCGTCGTTCGAGGCTTCCGATCTGGCACAGCCGGCTCAGGATCTGAAACTGACTGTTCACACCTCCGCGCCGTTCGGCCGTGAGGGCGGTGACGGCATCGCCGCCAACCGTAACGTGGTGCAGGCCGCGTTCAGCACCGAGGTTCTCGATGAGGGTGCCAACAGCACCGCAATCGAACTGGATCCTGAAACCGTCGTGGTGCTGCGTGTCAAAGAGCATCACAAGCCTGAGCAACTGCCGCTGGAAGGTGTCGCTACCGCCATTCGTGCGCAATTGGCCAAGGAGCACGCCAGTGCTGCGGCCAAGACCAAGGCTGAAGAACTGATCGCCAGCTTGCGTGATGGCAAGACCGCGCTGAACAAGCCGGTGGACGGTCAGAACTGGAAGGTCATGCAAGCCGTGACTCGTGCCCAGGACGGTGTCGATCCGACCGTACTGCAGGCGCTGTTCCGCATGAGCAAGCCTGAGTCCAAGGACAAGCCGTCCTTCACCAGCGTGACGCTGCCCAACGGCAACCTGCTGGTGCTGCAACTCAACAGCGTCAACGAAGCCGCCGCGCCGACCGAGGAAGAGAAGGTTCAATACCGTCGCTTCCTGGCCTCGCGAATCGGCCAGCAGGATTTCTCTGCTTATCGCAAGCAGTTGGAAAACCAGGCGGACATCAAGCGTTACTGATGCCTGATCCGCAGTGTTGAAAGGACCCCG
Protein-coding sequences here:
- a CDS encoding SurA N-terminal domain-containing protein; protein product: MLQNIRDNSQGWIAKTIIGVIVALLALTGFDAIFKATTHNQDAAKVNGEEITQNELSQAVDMQRRQLMQQLGKDFDASLLDEKMLREAALKGLIDRKLLLQGAKDSKFAFSEGALDQVILQTPEFQVDGKFSPERFDQVIRQLGYTRLQFRQMLAQEMLIGQVRAGLAGSGFVTDAQVLAFARLEKQTRDFASLTIKADPAAVKLTDEEVKAYYDQHAKEFMTPDQVVIDYIELKKAAFFDQVSVKDEDLQALYQKEIANLSEQRRAAHILIEVNDKVNEAQAKAKIEEIQARLAKGESFEALAKEFSQDPGSASNGGDLGFAGPGVYDPIFEKALYALNKDQVSAPVRTGFGFHLIKLLGIEAPQVPSFASLKDKLTRELKTQQVEQRFVEATKQLEDSSFEASDLAQPAQDLKLTVHTSAPFGREGGDGIAANRNVVQAAFSTEVLDEGANSTAIELDPETVVVLRVKEHHKPEQLPLEGVATAIRAQLAKEHASAAAKTKAEELIASLRDGKTALNKPVDGQNWKVMQAVTRAQDGVDPTVLQALFRMSKPESKDKPSFTSVTLPNGNLLVLQLNSVNEAAAPTEEEKVQYRRFLASRIGQQDFSAYRKQLENQADIKRY